A region of Mesorhizobium australicum DNA encodes the following proteins:
- a CDS encoding ABC transporter substrate-binding protein, with product MIGNIERRGGTLKVGLDAEVDIIDPPASFGGWNTGRVVQQIFESLVEDDLSAEGLPYTRLVPALAEKYHVSEDGLTYTFSLRRNVRFHDDTPFDAEAAKFNIDRMWNSAAPQYSPVAADYNQLATQSIRNVLVVDSHTLRITLSEPYADFLRYMTQEDAPGSFVFVSPSALKKYGNEGIGDRAPGTGPYRFKERFSTRFGIGVILERNRDYWGEPPYLDQIVFVPLPDAADRAAALERGDVDIVYGPDPFCLPSLRERGFVVKEVAVPYLWYFSFNMRESPLDDVRVRRAIAHAINRTELSNQLFGEATAAAVGIIPPASPSFEPDFPTYYPYDPCRAKALLADAGFSDGFHFKMLVARSGSGQINPLAICDWLISDLSQIGITAEAEVRDDWISYCDEWHRGMPAGIGASEMSWGMSCDVWLEQVVHSRYSSPKGFNTGYYNRVEVDRLLDLARTELVECRRVELYRIAHRLIMEDLPILPLLTLRSGNVVHGPNVKGFRFPAQNWHDFRQVWLER from the coding sequence ATGATTGGGAACATTGAAAGACGCGGTGGAACACTAAAAGTTGGACTCGACGCGGAGGTTGATATCATCGACCCGCCGGCATCCTTCGGTGGCTGGAATACGGGGCGTGTTGTTCAACAGATATTCGAAAGCCTTGTAGAGGATGATCTTTCGGCCGAGGGTTTACCTTACACGCGCCTCGTTCCGGCGCTTGCCGAGAAGTATCACGTATCGGAGGATGGGCTTACCTACACGTTCTCGCTTCGGCGAAATGTTCGGTTCCATGACGATACACCATTCGACGCCGAGGCCGCCAAATTCAACATCGACAGGATGTGGAATTCCGCTGCGCCGCAGTACTCCCCGGTAGCTGCTGACTACAATCAGCTTGCAACACAGAGTATCCGCAACGTTCTAGTAGTGGACAGCCATACTTTGCGGATTACTCTTAGCGAACCATACGCGGATTTCCTCCGATACATGACTCAGGAAGACGCGCCGGGTTCCTTTGTCTTTGTTAGCCCAAGCGCCTTGAAAAAGTATGGAAATGAAGGAATTGGCGACCGAGCGCCCGGTACCGGGCCATATCGGTTCAAAGAACGTTTCAGCACCCGCTTCGGAATTGGCGTCATTCTTGAACGCAACCGAGACTACTGGGGCGAACCTCCATACCTCGACCAGATCGTCTTTGTCCCCTTGCCGGATGCAGCAGACCGAGCTGCGGCATTGGAACGAGGCGATGTCGATATCGTCTACGGACCGGACCCTTTTTGTCTGCCGTCGCTACGGGAGCGCGGCTTCGTGGTCAAAGAGGTTGCTGTCCCCTATCTATGGTACTTTTCCTTCAATATGCGAGAGAGTCCGTTAGATGATGTTCGCGTGAGGCGAGCCATCGCGCACGCGATCAACCGCACAGAGCTCAGCAATCAGCTATTCGGTGAAGCTACTGCCGCTGCCGTCGGGATCATCCCGCCAGCCTCTCCATCTTTCGAGCCAGATTTTCCAACCTATTATCCATACGATCCTTGCAGGGCGAAAGCATTACTCGCCGACGCCGGTTTTTCCGACGGTTTTCACTTCAAGATGCTTGTTGCTCGCTCAGGGTCCGGACAAATTAATCCGCTGGCGATCTGCGATTGGCTAATATCTGATCTGTCGCAGATCGGCATTACGGCAGAGGCGGAGGTTCGAGACGACTGGATATCGTATTGCGATGAATGGCATCGTGGCATGCCTGCCGGCATCGGCGCGTCCGAGATGAGTTGGGGGATGTCTTGCGACGTTTGGCTGGAGCAGGTGGTGCATTCCCGTTACAGTTCGCCAAAAGGCTTTAACACGGGATATTACAACAGGGTCGAGGTGGATCGATTGCTCGATCTTGCCCGAACCGAACTAGTCGAATGCCGCCGCGTTGAACTTTACCGAATTGCTCACCGTCTAATCATGGAAGATTTGCCAATTCTCCCCCTTCTTACCCTCAGGTCTGGCAATGTCGTTCACGGTCCAAACGTCAAGGGGTTCAGGTTCCCTGCGCAAAACTGGCACGATTTCCGGCAGGTATGGTTGGAACGATAG
- a CDS encoding ABC transporter ATP-binding protein: MSDLVEIRDLHISYETARGIVYALDGVDLTVYPSQILGIVGESGSGKSTLGMAIGRLLPSNSHRTSGDLFVNGQSIFDIGDEEIRLLRQESLGFVFQNPISTLDPTMRVGRQIRLVLNGPASDDSVYELLGRVGLPDVKRVARSYPYQLSGGMAQRVVIAMAISRHPSLLIADEPTASLDASVREQILKLLLSVREETGVAIVLLSHELGLVAKYCDTIAVMYGGRLVETGSNVSVFRRPGHPYTKALLEAAPGNERPGDWLEAIPGVPPVLQSSAQGCVFEPRCKFAHETCRTVRPVLRPIENRMVACHRAEEVLKIEPTAAATHGRIA; this comes from the coding sequence ATGAGCGACCTTGTCGAGATTCGAGATCTCCATATCAGCTATGAAACGGCGCGGGGTATCGTCTATGCGCTCGACGGCGTAGACCTGACTGTCTATCCATCACAGATACTGGGAATTGTTGGCGAGAGTGGATCGGGGAAAAGTACACTTGGAATGGCTATTGGCCGGCTGTTGCCCTCCAATAGCCATCGAACCTCTGGGGACCTGTTCGTCAACGGTCAGTCCATCTTTGACATCGGAGACGAGGAGATTCGACTCCTTCGCCAGGAGTCTCTCGGCTTCGTTTTCCAGAACCCGATTAGCACCCTGGACCCGACGATGCGCGTCGGCCGGCAAATACGTCTTGTTTTGAATGGACCCGCTTCAGATGATTCGGTTTATGAGTTGCTTGGAAGAGTTGGCTTGCCAGACGTCAAACGAGTAGCGAGAAGCTATCCCTACCAACTATCCGGAGGTATGGCACAACGGGTCGTTATCGCAATGGCCATCTCGAGGCATCCTTCATTACTGATTGCCGACGAGCCGACAGCATCGCTCGATGCGTCTGTGCGCGAGCAGATCCTAAAGCTCCTTCTTTCAGTTCGCGAAGAGACTGGCGTTGCCATCGTCTTACTCAGCCACGAGCTTGGCCTTGTTGCCAAATATTGTGACACAATCGCTGTAATGTATGGTGGCCGTCTTGTTGAGACCGGCTCGAACGTGTCAGTGTTTCGTCGTCCTGGGCATCCTTACACAAAAGCACTACTCGAAGCGGCACCAGGGAACGAAAGGCCAGGCGATTGGCTCGAGGCTATTCCCGGCGTTCCACCAGTACTCCAGAGTTCCGCACAGGGCTGTGTCTTTGAGCCGCGTTGCAAATTTGCGCACGAGACGTGCCGGACGGTTCGTCCAGTCCTTCGCCCCATCGAGAACCGCATGGTTGCTTGTCATCGCGCAGAGGAAGTCTTGAAGATTGAGCCGACCGCCGCTGCCACCCACGGAAGGATCGCTTGA
- the pxpA gene encoding 5-oxoprolinase subunit PxpA encodes MKKENTVTINCDMGEGYSLYRCGDDAGIMPHIDLGNVACGFHAADPAVIRDTVKLAAKHGLPVGAHPSFPDRQGFGRRDMVINREELSAIIHYQVSALKGFLDMAGLPLNHIKPHGALYRAAWMREEVSQAIADAAVFYNVPVLGMAGTLQEEVYRARGVTLISEFYVDNDYDDDGHLIVSRDHAVRDPAEAARRAVRMLSEGKGTTITGRDFKVRAESICIHSDTPNIVELARVLKDAVRPWSPSAAA; translated from the coding sequence ATGAAGAAAGAAAATACCGTTACCATCAATTGCGACATGGGCGAAGGCTACAGCCTTTATCGCTGCGGCGACGATGCCGGCATCATGCCGCATATTGATCTTGGTAACGTCGCCTGTGGTTTCCATGCCGCCGACCCGGCAGTTATTCGCGATACAGTTAAGCTTGCGGCCAAGCACGGCCTGCCAGTTGGCGCCCATCCATCTTTCCCAGACCGGCAGGGGTTCGGCCGGCGCGACATGGTGATCAACCGCGAGGAGCTTTCCGCGATCATCCATTATCAGGTTAGCGCCCTCAAGGGGTTTCTTGATATGGCGGGGCTGCCGCTCAATCACATAAAGCCTCACGGAGCTCTCTATCGCGCCGCCTGGATGCGGGAGGAAGTGTCGCAGGCGATCGCTGATGCCGCTGTCTTCTACAATGTCCCAGTGCTTGGCATGGCTGGCACGCTGCAGGAAGAAGTCTATCGGGCGCGAGGCGTCACCCTTATCTCCGAATTCTACGTCGACAATGACTATGACGACGATGGCCATCTCATTGTCTCGCGTGATCATGCCGTTCGTGACCCTGCCGAGGCGGCTCGACGTGCAGTGCGCATGCTTTCTGAAGGCAAGGGCACCACGATCACCGGCCGCGATTTCAAGGTGAGAGCGGAGTCTATCTGCATACATTCCGATACGCCAAACATCGTTGAGTTGGCGCGTGTTCTAAAGGACGCAGTTCGGCCCTGGAGCCCTTCAGCAGCGGCGTAA
- a CDS encoding S-(hydroxymethyl)glutathione dehydrogenase/class III alcohol dehydrogenase, with the protein MKTRAAVAVAAGKPLEVMEVNLEGPREGEVLVEVKATGICHTDEFTLSGADPEGIFPAILGHEGAGIVVDVGKGVTSVKKGDHVIPLYTPECRQCPSCLSRKTNLCIAIRATQGQGLMPDGSSRFSLGKEKVFHYMGCSTFSNFTVLPEIAVAKVNPDAPFDKICYIGCGVTTGIGAVINTAKVEQGATAVVFGLGGIGLNVIQGLRLAGADMIIGVDLNNDKKAWGEKFGMTHFVNPKEIDGDIVPYLVNMTKRGADQIGGADYTFDCTGNTKVMRQALEASHRGWGKSVVIGVAGAGQEISTRPFQLVTGRSWMGTAFGGARGRTDVPKIVDWYMDGKIQIDPMITHTLKLEDINKGFDLMHAGESIRSVVVY; encoded by the coding sequence ATGAAAACCCGCGCCGCAGTCGCCGTTGCTGCTGGAAAGCCCCTTGAAGTGATGGAAGTTAACCTTGAAGGGCCTCGCGAGGGCGAGGTCCTGGTCGAGGTGAAGGCGACCGGCATCTGCCACACAGACGAGTTCACGCTGTCGGGTGCTGACCCCGAAGGCATCTTCCCGGCCATCCTCGGCCATGAGGGCGCGGGCATCGTCGTCGATGTCGGCAAGGGCGTCACCAGCGTCAAGAAGGGCGATCACGTCATTCCGCTCTATACGCCCGAATGCCGCCAGTGCCCGTCCTGTCTGTCGCGCAAGACCAATTTGTGCATCGCCATCCGCGCCACCCAGGGCCAGGGCCTGATGCCGGATGGCTCGAGCCGCTTTTCGCTCGGCAAGGAGAAGGTGTTCCACTACATGGGCTGCTCGACCTTCTCCAATTTCACCGTGCTGCCCGAGATCGCGGTGGCCAAGGTCAATCCCGACGCCCCCTTCGACAAGATCTGCTACATCGGCTGCGGCGTGACCACCGGCATAGGTGCTGTCATCAACACGGCCAAGGTCGAGCAAGGCGCGACGGCTGTGGTGTTCGGGCTTGGCGGCATTGGCCTGAACGTCATCCAGGGCCTGAGGCTGGCCGGCGCCGACATGATCATCGGCGTCGATCTCAACAACGACAAGAAGGCCTGGGGCGAGAAGTTCGGCATGACCCACTTCGTCAACCCCAAGGAGATCGATGGCGACATCGTGCCTTACCTGGTCAACATGACCAAGCGCGGCGCCGACCAGATCGGCGGGGCCGACTACACCTTCGACTGCACCGGCAACACCAAGGTGATGCGCCAGGCGCTCGAGGCCTCGCACCGCGGCTGGGGCAAGTCGGTGGTGATCGGGGTTGCGGGAGCCGGACAGGAGATTTCGACGCGTCCGTTCCAGCTCGTCACCGGGCGCTCGTGGATGGGCACCGCCTTTGGCGGCGCGCGCGGCCGCACCGATGTTCCCAAGATCGTCGACTGGTATATGGACGGCAAGATCCAGATCGACCCGATGATCACCCATACCCTCAAGCTCGAGGACATCAACAAGGGTTTCGACCTCATGCATGCCGGCGAGAGCATCCGTTCCGTCGTCGTGTACTGA
- the gfa gene encoding S-(hydroxymethyl)glutathione synthase: MTSVVIHPTIDSGKDKGGGSFTGGTLVCECVTNPVKVKVKTDIAHNHACGCTKCWKPNGTLFSVVAVAPSDKIEVIENENKLAVVDPAALIQRHACKDCGVHMYGPVERDHPFKGLSFIHPERFEESGWAAPGFAAFVSSIIESGYNPDRMDGIRARLKELDLESYDCLSPALMDYIATWTAKKNGVSAS, from the coding sequence ATGACCAGCGTAGTAATTCACCCCACGATCGATTCCGGGAAAGATAAAGGCGGCGGATCGTTCACGGGAGGAACCCTCGTCTGCGAATGCGTGACCAATCCCGTCAAGGTCAAGGTCAAAACCGACATTGCGCACAATCACGCCTGTGGCTGCACCAAATGCTGGAAGCCGAACGGTACGCTCTTCTCGGTCGTTGCTGTAGCGCCCAGTGACAAGATCGAAGTGATCGAGAACGAGAACAAACTCGCCGTCGTCGATCCGGCGGCACTAATTCAACGGCACGCCTGCAAAGATTGCGGCGTTCACATGTATGGTCCAGTCGAAAGGGACCATCCGTTCAAGGGGCTTTCCTTTATCCATCCGGAACGGTTCGAGGAAAGCGGCTGGGCTGCGCCGGGCTTTGCGGCTTTTGTCTCCTCGATTATCGAGAGCGGCTACAACCCTGACAGGATGGACGGCATCCGAGCGCGTCTGAAGGAACTCGACCTCGAATCTTATGACTGCTTGTCCCCGGCCCTGATGGACTACATCGCAACCTGGACCGCAAAGAAAAACGGCGTCTCTGCCAGCTGA
- the gcvT gene encoding glycine cleavage system aminomethyltransferase GcvT, whose translation MKKTPFYDSGLEYGAKMVELFGYYLPWEYGAGHTKEHLGTREGVPVCDLDYMAEFVIEGPDALGFIQMLATNDFSKKTVGSVQYTAMCDENGLMIDDCTIWCMAQNKYMIISGSEDDYEWVSKQAKSYNVTVTNVTDEHTTLAVQGPMANRVLQQLMDIDLSTLGYYRFRPAKISGIECLVARMGYTGEAGFELHFASKDGATIWNLVMNAGKQHNIVPCAQAALESLRQEAGYLLVGKDHDRKTNPFEAGIGFTVKFSKEDFIGKAALQKIAREGVKRRMVWLDIPSGDVAETGDKIFVGDVEVGAVTSGSFSPTRKRGTAMAYINPRHAVPSLDVQIALANGKKASAKLSVMPLYDPGDTRTKAFA comes from the coding sequence ATGAAAAAGACTCCATTTTACGACAGTGGCCTTGAATATGGGGCCAAAATGGTTGAGCTCTTTGGCTACTACCTGCCTTGGGAATACGGCGCCGGACACACGAAAGAGCATTTGGGAACGAGAGAGGGTGTGCCCGTATGCGATCTCGATTACATGGCCGAGTTCGTTATCGAAGGGCCGGACGCGCTTGGCTTCATCCAGATGCTCGCAACCAACGATTTCTCCAAGAAGACCGTTGGCTCGGTGCAGTACACAGCCATGTGTGACGAGAACGGCCTGATGATCGACGATTGCACTATCTGGTGCATGGCCCAGAACAAGTACATGATCATCAGTGGCTCTGAGGACGACTATGAATGGGTGTCGAAACAGGCCAAGAGCTATAATGTTACGGTAACCAATGTCACCGACGAGCATACGACGCTTGCCGTGCAAGGGCCGATGGCCAATCGTGTGCTCCAGCAGTTGATGGACATCGATTTGTCGACGCTTGGCTACTATCGTTTCCGGCCGGCGAAAATCTCGGGCATCGAATGCTTGGTTGCGCGCATGGGTTACACGGGTGAGGCGGGCTTCGAACTCCATTTTGCATCGAAAGATGGGGCGACCATCTGGAATCTGGTCATGAATGCCGGCAAGCAGCATAATATAGTTCCATGTGCTCAGGCCGCACTGGAGAGCTTGCGTCAGGAGGCCGGATATCTCCTGGTGGGAAAAGATCACGATCGCAAAACCAATCCTTTCGAAGCTGGCATCGGGTTCACCGTGAAGTTCTCCAAAGAAGACTTCATCGGAAAAGCCGCCTTGCAGAAAATCGCGCGCGAGGGAGTAAAGCGGCGGATGGTTTGGCTTGATATCCCGTCCGGTGACGTGGCTGAGACGGGAGACAAGATCTTCGTCGGTGATGTTGAGGTCGGTGCTGTAACCAGTGGATCGTTTTCACCCACCAGAAAGCGAGGAACTGCCATGGCCTACATCAATCCGCGCCATGCGGTTCCCAGCCTGGATGTGCAGATCGCGCTTGCAAACGGCAAGAAGGCTTCCGCGAAGCTGTCCGTGATGCCGTTGTATGATCCCGGTGATACCCGCACCAAAGCCTTCGCCTGA
- a CDS encoding ABC transporter substrate-binding protein — protein MKFVKLIGFIFAAVATAFMLAGPTVAAPGGMITWGKPSEVLSTDAHLSADGTSWTMYYLIYDTLVTTTDDLKIAPGLAESWEQPTPTTYIFKLRKNAAFSSGRPLTSADVVGSLKRLADPKLGSYAGRQIGDVKQVVALDDHTVKLELKQPNTAVLSVLSVSMTAIYPIQELENGTFDPTKEMLGSGPFMVVEHRQDESWTLVRNPHYWRQGYPIVDKVLVRIIQDDAARLAGLRDGSVDIANFENPDAATLLKGILNVEPIIQKTTNYFRLDVSALQDDSPFKDIRVRHAMALALDRQRIVDAVFGGESAVDYVVPQAFGKPVCRDHPDYVTPREKRIVQARELLQEAGAENLKVGIVASSVLVTFPLIAQVMKANLADVGIDAEVQQIPVADWYQRVFSAKTDFDLALSWLAGYSNPTQILSNWNPEWVGWSAGFMTPSAEYNKAVNKVRQLPDGPERDRVIEQACQIIYDQANMLPLVSKPDYLGYRKDKIKARFSSIEGNFNTLKYITEFSRQD, from the coding sequence ATGAAATTCGTGAAGCTTATCGGATTTATTTTTGCAGCTGTCGCAACCGCATTCATGCTCGCGGGACCGACGGTGGCCGCTCCAGGCGGGATGATAACTTGGGGAAAACCTTCAGAGGTGCTCTCCACCGACGCACACCTGTCAGCCGATGGCACCTCGTGGACAATGTACTATCTTATCTATGACACTTTGGTCACAACAACGGATGACCTGAAAATAGCGCCGGGACTCGCGGAGTCATGGGAGCAGCCCACGCCGACGACGTACATCTTCAAGCTGCGAAAAAATGCGGCATTTTCAAGCGGCCGCCCTCTGACGTCCGCTGACGTTGTCGGTAGCCTCAAGCGATTGGCGGATCCAAAGTTGGGCAGCTATGCGGGCCGTCAGATTGGCGATGTCAAGCAGGTCGTTGCACTAGACGATCACACTGTGAAGCTTGAGCTTAAGCAACCAAATACGGCGGTTCTATCCGTTTTGTCTGTCAGCATGACCGCTATCTATCCTATACAGGAACTAGAGAACGGAACTTTCGATCCGACAAAGGAGATGTTGGGTTCTGGGCCATTCATGGTGGTCGAGCATCGTCAAGACGAATCTTGGACTTTGGTGCGTAATCCACACTACTGGCGCCAAGGATATCCCATCGTTGACAAGGTGCTTGTTCGAATCATTCAGGATGATGCAGCGCGCCTAGCAGGCTTGCGCGACGGCAGTGTCGATATTGCGAATTTCGAGAACCCAGATGCAGCTACACTGCTGAAGGGCATCCTCAATGTAGAGCCCATTATTCAGAAGACGACCAATTATTTCCGACTCGACGTCAGTGCTCTGCAGGACGACTCGCCATTCAAGGACATCCGAGTACGGCATGCCATGGCTCTTGCCCTTGATCGTCAGCGTATAGTGGATGCCGTGTTTGGCGGAGAGTCTGCCGTCGATTATGTAGTACCGCAGGCATTCGGTAAGCCAGTTTGCCGAGATCATCCGGACTACGTTACCCCTCGAGAGAAACGGATCGTCCAGGCCCGGGAGCTATTGCAAGAAGCGGGCGCGGAAAACCTTAAGGTGGGAATCGTTGCCTCATCGGTTCTGGTAACATTTCCGCTTATCGCGCAAGTCATGAAGGCGAACTTGGCTGATGTTGGGATTGATGCCGAGGTTCAGCAAATTCCAGTGGCTGACTGGTATCAGCGCGTGTTCAGTGCGAAGACAGACTTTGACTTGGCACTGTCCTGGCTCGCCGGATATTCGAATCCAACTCAGATTCTCTCAAACTGGAATCCGGAGTGGGTAGGGTGGAGCGCCGGGTTCATGACGCCGAGCGCAGAGTACAATAAAGCGGTGAATAAGGTTCGGCAACTTCCAGACGGGCCGGAACGCGATCGCGTTATCGAGCAAGCTTGCCAGATCATCTACGACCAAGCCAACATGCTTCCCCTGGTCAGTAAGCCCGACTATCTCGGCTATCGAAAGGATAAGATTAAGGCGAGGTTCAGTTCCATTGAGGGGAATTTCAACACACTGAAATACATCACGGAATTCTCTCGACAAGACTAG
- a CDS encoding ABC transporter permease — protein MQIIQYVIGRVLVALATMLGASIVIFTAVRMVPGGFEQVVLGPLATPESRAVVIAKFALDRSIIEQYGHWLTAATHGDFGISMVTQTSVTQELIRRAPATIQLALMSLLMALSIGLPLGVISGLTNGRPWQRSLGRFLGALGASIPDFVLGSLFLFVFTVWSLGLTIGGFVPFFEDPWTNLRAMVLPAITLAVFGIALILRTARDAVKTVMTEGYIAFAVACGEPPSRIVRHHVLRNAAVPIITVTATYLGYLLGGAIVVEVLFSIPGVGLYTYNGLMNRDYAIVQAGVLVAAAVFIAINMIADTIYSLLDPRISAQKREI, from the coding sequence ATGCAAATCATTCAATACGTAATCGGAAGAGTCCTTGTGGCATTGGCAACAATGCTCGGCGCCTCAATTGTCATCTTTACGGCGGTGAGGATGGTTCCGGGCGGGTTTGAACAGGTTGTGCTTGGCCCCTTAGCGACGCCGGAGTCCCGTGCTGTTGTTATTGCGAAGTTCGCACTCGATCGTTCGATTATCGAGCAGTATGGTCACTGGCTGACTGCGGCAACACACGGCGATTTCGGTATATCGATGGTCACCCAAACATCGGTAACCCAAGAGTTGATACGGCGAGCACCGGCCACGATCCAACTCGCATTGATGTCTCTGCTCATGGCGCTTTCTATTGGACTGCCGCTCGGAGTCATCTCAGGGTTGACCAATGGCCGCCCCTGGCAACGAAGTTTGGGGCGGTTCTTAGGAGCACTGGGCGCCAGCATCCCGGACTTCGTTTTGGGAAGCCTGTTCTTGTTCGTCTTTACGGTCTGGTCGTTGGGACTTACCATCGGCGGATTCGTTCCATTCTTTGAAGATCCATGGACGAATCTGAGAGCCATGGTTTTGCCTGCTATTACACTAGCCGTCTTCGGGATCGCTCTCATCCTGAGAACGGCGCGCGATGCGGTAAAAACAGTCATGACGGAGGGATACATAGCATTTGCGGTTGCGTGTGGAGAGCCACCTTCAAGGATCGTTCGTCATCACGTACTCCGAAACGCCGCTGTCCCGATCATCACAGTTACTGCAACCTATCTAGGGTATCTTCTCGGCGGTGCCATTGTCGTCGAGGTCCTGTTCTCGATCCCGGGCGTTGGCCTCTACACCTACAATGGCTTGATGAATCGTGACTACGCGATTGTACAGGCTGGTGTTCTCGTGGCCGCAGCCGTCTTCATCGCGATCAACATGATCGCCGACACCATCTATTCATTGCTCGATCCACGAATCAGCGCGCAAAAGAGAGAGATATGA
- a CDS encoding ABC transporter permease: MVTAIIGGVTGMLSAYKGGFFDGLVVRIADIFFAFPIVLTGLLVTAIVGPGTLSVLAVIASATLPMFIRLVRSVTLGIAARGFVTAAEVAGASTTRVLIVHLLPNIMGATIIQLTYAISIGMLIEGVLSFLGIGVQPPHASLGSLLRQGVLYLTVAPWMVFSSGFLLTLAILSINLLGDGLRDAIDPLRDRALR; the protein is encoded by the coding sequence ATGGTGACGGCAATCATCGGCGGAGTCACAGGTATGTTGTCGGCCTACAAGGGGGGATTCTTTGATGGGCTGGTTGTCCGGATAGCAGACATCTTCTTTGCCTTTCCCATTGTTCTAACAGGACTTCTTGTCACTGCTATAGTAGGGCCTGGAACACTTTCCGTGCTTGCGGTAATTGCGTCCGCCACCCTTCCAATGTTCATCCGCTTGGTCCGATCGGTTACATTAGGCATAGCAGCGAGGGGATTCGTAACGGCAGCGGAGGTAGCAGGCGCTTCAACGACCCGAGTCCTGATCGTTCACTTACTACCCAACATTATGGGCGCAACTATCATTCAGCTAACCTACGCGATCTCTATCGGAATGTTGATCGAAGGTGTGCTGAGTTTCCTCGGAATCGGCGTTCAACCCCCTCATGCTTCTCTCGGATCCCTACTAAGACAAGGAGTTCTCTATTTGACGGTCGCCCCTTGGATGGTTTTTTCATCGGGTTTTCTTCTGACGCTCGCAATCCTATCGATCAATCTATTGGGTGACGGCTTAAGGGACGCCATTGACCCACTTCGAGACCGAGCCCTGCGATGA
- a CDS encoding IS3 family transposase (programmed frameshift), which produces MRQRSGTGKAPAQQVIKDIRRATRKQYSAEEKIRIVLEGLRGEESIAALCRREGIAESLYYNWSKEFLEAGKKRLAGDTARAATSDEVKVLRKEARDLKEVVAEQALELRILKKKHDRGWGRRRMRYPASEKLEIIQMVENSHLSARRTLQKLGIPRSTFNRWYDRFLTGGVDGLEDRRPRPNRVWNRIPEERRDQIVELALNEPELSPRELAVTFTDTKGYFVSESSVYRLLKAHDLITSPAFIVIKAADEFHDKTTAPNQLWQTDFTYLKVIGWGWFYLSTVLDDFSRYIIAWKLCTTMKAGDVTDTLTMALQASGCDSARVMQRPRLLSDNGPSYVSSDLAAWLSGNGMEHTRGAPCHPQTQGKIERWHQTLKNRILLENYFLPGDLEQQVAAFVDHYNHRRYHESLGNLTPADVYFGRGEIITLERERIKRETIKQRRLLHRDAAA; this is translated from the exons ATGAGACAGAGATCCGGGACAGGGAAAGCGCCTGCGCAGCAGGTCATCAAGGACATCCGCCGAGCGACCCGCAAGCAGTATTCGGCCGAAGAGAAGATCCGCATCGTGCTGGAGGGACTGCGCGGCGAGGAGTCGATCGCGGCACTGTGCCGACGCGAGGGCATTGCCGAGAGCCTGTATTACAACTGGTCGAAGGAATTCCTTGAGGCGGGCAAGAAGCGGCTGGCCGGCGACACGGCGCGCGCCGCCACCAGCGACGAGGTGAAGGTGCTGCGCAAGGAGGCGCGCGATCTCAAGGAGGTCGTCGCCGAGCAGGCACTGGAACTTCGGATTCTTA AAAAAAAGCATGATCGCGGATGGGGGAGACGACGAATGAGATATCCCGCATCCGAGAAGCTGGAGATCATCCAGATGGTCGAGAACTCGCACCTGTCGGCGCGGCGCACATTGCAGAAGCTCGGCATTCCGCGGTCGACCTTCAATCGCTGGTATGATCGTTTCCTGACTGGCGGCGTCGATGGGCTGGAGGATCGCAGGCCCCGGCCGAACCGGGTCTGGAACCGCATCCCCGAGGAAAGGCGCGACCAGATCGTCGAGCTGGCGCTGAACGAGCCGGAGCTGTCGCCCCGAGAATTGGCGGTTACCTTCACCGACACGAAGGGCTACTTCGTGTCGGAATCCTCGGTCTACCGCCTGCTTAAGGCCCATGACCTGATCACCAGCCCGGCCTTCATCGTCATCAAGGCCGCCGACGAGTTCCACGACAAGACGACGGCGCCCAACCAACTCTGGCAAACCGACTTCACCTATCTCAAGGTCATCGGCTGGGGATGGTTCTACCTGTCGACCGTGCTCGATGACTTCTCCCGCTACATCATCGCCTGGAAGCTGTGCACCACGATGAAGGCCGGGGACGTCACCGACACGCTGACCATGGCGCTGCAGGCTTCCGGCTGTGACAGCGCCAGGGTCATGCAGCGGCCGCGGCTGCTCTCCGACAACGGCCCGTCCTACGTCTCGTCCGACCTCGCCGCATGGCTATCCGGCAACGGTATGGAGCACACTCGCGGAGCGCCCTGTCATCCCCAGACCCAGGGCAAGATCGAACGATGGCACCAGACGCTCAAGAACCGCATCCTGCTCGAAAACTACTTCCTGCCGGGCGATCTCGAGCAGCAGGTCGCGGCGTTCGTCGATCACTACAACCACCGCCGCTACCATGAGAGCCTCGGCAATCTCACTCCCGCCGACGTCTACTTCGGGCGCGGCGAGATCATCACGCTGGAAAGGGAGAGGATCAAACGCGAAACCATCAAACAGCGCCGCTTGCTTCATCGAGATGCGGCAGCCTAA